The genomic window AGACACGCAGGAAACCGACCTGGACGAGCGGATGCATACCTGTCCCTGGTTCCACGCGACAAACATGAAAAATGCTCCGGCTAAGAATCTGGTGCAGTTGGGCATTGGGGGTTGGCAAGTGCCGCGCCAGGGGGTAAAGGTCTGCCGAGAGCGGGCAACGAATATTCTCACTGTGACCGACATTACCGAAATGGGCATTAGTGCTGCGGCAGAATTTGCTTTAGAGCGTGCCCTGGATGGTACAGACTGCGTGTACATTAGCTTTGATATTGACTGCATTGATGCAGGATTTGTCCCTGGAACTGGATGGCCCGAACCCGGTGGACTGCTGCCCCGTGAAGCCTTAGCGTTACTGGCTAAGATCGTTCAGCGTGCTCCGGTTTGCGGTTTAGAAGTGGTGGAAGTTTCGCCACCCTATGACATCAGCGATATTACTTCGCTCATGGCAACGCGCGTCATTTGCGACACAATGGCACATTTAGTGCTTTCTGGGCAGCTACCCCGTAAAGAAAAACCCACCTACATTTTCCCGGAATCGCAGCCCGAACTGGTTGACTGGACATAGCCCACCCCAAATAACCCGATCGCCCTTTTATTCACTCGCAGACTCGATCGCCCTATGCATGAAACAGACATGACCAAGGCGCTGATCATCACTCTCCAAAACTGGTGGGATGAGCAGCCGGAAAAACCCCAGATTACGCAGGTTCATCTCACCGTCGGACAGTTTACCTGTGTGGAACCTGTCAGCCTCCAGTTTGCCTTTGAGGTGCAGACGCGAGGGACGTTTCTGGATGGCGCAGCACTGGTGATCCGCGAAACGCCGCTGATCGCTTTCTGCCATCCTTGCCAGCAGGAATATCAGCCCGAAATTGGCGTTCAGTATGCCTGCCCAACCTGCCATTCACCCATGGACGATATTCGATCGGGACGAGAACTAAAGATCGATCGCCTAGAATGCAGCACGATGGCGATCGGGTTTTAGCCAATGCTTGAAAAAGCCGAGTCGCTTCTCAACCAGCCTCATCAGCCAGTTTCTTGAGATACAGCACAGATCCACAAACCAACCATTCGTGAATTCCTATGCACCAAACCTTTGACGCCGCTCTGGGGATTAATCTACTGCACGCGAATCAGGAAGGAGCTGACCACAATCGCGCCCATTTCGACAGTTGGGGTATCACTTGCCTCAATGTGATGAGCAGTCCGGGGGCAGGTAAAACGGCTCTGCTTGAGCGCACATTGGCAGCCCTGAATACTGAACTTAAAGTTGCTGTGATTGAAGGCGATATGACGACTGAACTGGATGCCGATCGCCTGCGGCAGTATGGGGTTCCTGTGATTGCCATCAACACCGGACGTTCCTGTCACCTCGACTCCAAGATGGTGTCTGGCGGCATTCATCGATTAGCCCATGAGTACAATCCGGCAGAATTTGATTTGGTGCTGGTTGAGAACGTTGGCAATCTCGTTTGTCCAGCAGAATTTGAGGTGGGTGAACATGCCAAAGTCGCGCTGCTCAGCATTACTGAAGGAGAAGATAAGCCGCTCAAGTATCCGGTCATGTTTCAGGAAGCAGATTGTCTGCTGATTACGAAATTGGATCTTGCTCCTTATCTAGAAGTGGATATCGAACGCATTGCCGCAAATGTCCGACAGATGAATCCTCACGTCACGATTATTGCCGTATCGGCTAAAACGGGTGAAGGCTTGGAGCTTTGGTATGACTGGGTGCGGCAGCAGGTGGCTCAGAAACCTGTCTTAATCGCTCATTCGCATTAATTCACACCTTAACGATTCCCTAGAGGGAATGCTGCTCACGTTGTTTCTGATTCTTCTCAAGAACCGTGAATCTTCGTTCCCTCCATACAACATCAAACGATTTCCCAATTGTTCTCTCGATCGTTTCTCTGATTGTTTACGGTAGTGTTGCCAAACTCTGATGAATGATTAGAAATGGGTGGATAAAAACACCCACCCTAGAGGTTAATCAATCATTTGAAGAATTTTCTTATTGCGGCGATTGTGTTTCGTCCATTGCAGGTGGGCGGTGTTGCTGAAGCTGCTGCCGCTGTTCTGCAGTCAGGATAGTGTCCATCTGCTGACGAGTGGCTTCCCGGATTTGCTGAATTTGTGTCTGCTGCTCATCAGTTAGATTGAGCGACTCAAACATCTGACCTCTCTCTCCCCGGTTTGCTCTAGCGGCTTCTAGCTGGGTTTTCTGGGCATCCGTTAAGACATTGCTAATTTGCTCTCGCTCCGATTGTTTAATCTGTTCCATCTGTGCTTGCTGCTCGGAGGTTAGGTTCAGGTTTGGATGCCGCATTCCTTCTCGTCGAGGATTCTGCTGAAGCTGTTGCCGCTGTTCTGCAGTCAGGATAGCGTCCATCTGCTGACGAGTGGCTTCCCGGATCTGCTGAATTTGTGTCTGCTGCTCATCAGTTAGATTGAGCGACTCAAACATCTGACCTCTCTCTCCCCGGTTTGCTCTGGCGGCTTCTAGCTGCGTTTTCTGGGCATCCGTCAAGACATTGCCAATTTGCTCTCGCTCCGATCGTTTAATCTGTTCCATCTGTGCTTGCTGCTCCGAGGTCAGATTGAGCCAGTTTTGCCGATGGAACGATCGTCCTGCTGATGGGGTTGCCGAAGTGGATGAGGACTGTGCCAGTGCAGCGGGAATCATTCTGCTGGAAAGGGTCAGCACAGCAACTCCAGCCAGCAATGAGAGCCATTTAACCGTTGCCTTTTGATTCTTTAGCATTGTTGCAAAATTTAAGTTCATTAGAAGTCCTAAGCAGTTTCTAGAAGTACAGTCATCGAACAGTGATGGGATTCGATAGTTCTAATCTTAGAAATCGATCGTTGCTTTCTACATGGATCAAACTTCCCAATTGCAGTAGGACTAAAGTCCTATTCTCAGTTAGGAACTTAGTACTGACGGAATCGACCTAATTCAGGAACAGCCGCCCTGTCAGAGGCGATCGTGCCTGCAATAGACTAGGAGCAGGATTTGCTACTTCAGCACTAAAACTTCACCCGTCTCTTCAACCCAATGCAGCGCCCATCCCTTTTTTCGAATCGTTCCTTTCGCTTGCTGCTCTACCTAGAGTGGATTTTATTGGGCATCACGCTTTTAGGAGCAATTCGACCTGCACCGCATCGGGAAATCAGCGAGGCAACTCTGCCTTTAACACTGCTGACGCTCCTGGCATTTGGGGCAATGGGTTTCAAGCTGCCGATGGAGAGAACTCGCGATAAAGTGCTTTATACAGCGATCGAGTTTGGCTTGCTATTTTTCACATTTCTGCTGGATGGGCGAACCATCTCTTTTCCGCTCCTTGGTTTAATTATTGTGATTCGGAGCTGCTTAATTTTTGCCCAAACGAATCGGGTAATTGTTGCCGGATTGGTGCTAGCAACTTTTCTGCTGATGCTCTTTCAGCGAGTTCCAGAACCCCGCCGCCCCCATCGCGTCCCGCCCATCCTCCCTTCCCCGGACTCGTTTGCTCATACAATTCTGAGCCTGAGGCTCAACGTTGCCATCACTTTTGGTCTAACACTCCTATTTACCTTACTGCTTGTGAATGCGCTGCTGGCTGAGCGAGAAAGTCGCAAAAAGCTGCTGATTGCCAATGATCAGTTACGTCAATATGCTCTCCGCATTCAGGATCAAGCAACTTTACAAGAGCGTAACCGCATTGCGCGTGAAATCCATGATGCGCTGGGGCATGTCCTCACGGCTCAAAGCATTCAGCTCGAAAATGCAATGCTGTTTTTACCAGCCGGATCAGAGAAAACAAAATCTTTTTTACAAGAAGCAAAGCAGCTAGGATCCAGAGCATTACAGGAAGTGAGGCGATCGATCTCCACGCTACGTGCTAACCCCCTTCAGGGACAATCACTCACAACAGCAATTGATAAAGCAGTACAAGACTTTTATCAAACAACCGGAATCCAGCCAAAGTACCAGATCCAATTATCGCACCCTATTTCTGTTGATATCAGTACAACGCTTTACCGCATCATTCAAGAATCACTCACCAATATCTGGAAACACAGCCAAGCAACGCAAGTTCACATTCACTTGGAAGAGCAGGCAGAAACCATTCAGTTACGGATTGAAGACAACGGGCAAGGATTTGATCCGACGCAAAACACAA from Trichocoleus sp. includes these protein-coding regions:
- the hypA gene encoding hydrogenase maturation nickel metallochaperone HypA — its product is MHETDMTKALIITLQNWWDEQPEKPQITQVHLTVGQFTCVEPVSLQFAFEVQTRGTFLDGAALVIRETPLIAFCHPCQQEYQPEIGVQYACPTCHSPMDDIRSGRELKIDRLECSTMAIGF
- the hypB gene encoding hydrogenase nickel incorporation protein HypB, whose protein sequence is MHQTFDAALGINLLHANQEGADHNRAHFDSWGITCLNVMSSPGAGKTALLERTLAALNTELKVAVIEGDMTTELDADRLRQYGVPVIAINTGRSCHLDSKMVSGGIHRLAHEYNPAEFDLVLVENVGNLVCPAEFEVGEHAKVALLSITEGEDKPLKYPVMFQEADCLLITKLDLAPYLEVDIERIAANVRQMNPHVTIIAVSAKTGEGLELWYDWVRQQVAQKPVLIAHSH
- a CDS encoding Spy/CpxP family protein refolding chaperone; its protein translation is MLKNQKATVKWLSLLAGVAVLTLSSRMIPAALAQSSSTSATPSAGRSFHRQNWLNLTSEQQAQMEQIKRSEREQIGNVLTDAQKTQLEAARANRGERGQMFESLNLTDEQQTQIQQIREATRQQMDAILTAEQRQQLQQNPRREGMRHPNLNLTSEQQAQMEQIKQSEREQISNVLTDAQKTQLEAARANRGERGQMFESLNLTDEQQTQIQQIREATRQQMDTILTAEQRQQLQQHRPPAMDETQSPQ
- a CDS encoding sensor histidine kinase; translation: MQRPSLFSNRSFRLLLYLEWILLGITLLGAIRPAPHREISEATLPLTLLTLLAFGAMGFKLPMERTRDKVLYTAIEFGLLFFTFLLDGRTISFPLLGLIIVIRSCLIFAQTNRVIVAGLVLATFLLMLFQRVPEPRRPHRVPPILPSPDSFAHTILSLRLNVAITFGLTLLFTLLLVNALLAERESRKKLLIANDQLRQYALRIQDQATLQERNRIAREIHDALGHVLTAQSIQLENAMLFLPAGSEKTKSFLQEAKQLGSRALQEVRRSISTLRANPLQGQSLTTAIDKAVQDFYQTTGIQPKYQIQLSHPISVDISTTLYRIIQESLTNIWKHSQATQVHIHLEEQAETIQLRIEDNGQGFDPTQNTTGFGLQGMRERSIALGGKFALFSQPQQGCQILVSVPLHKTL